The proteins below come from a single Plantactinospora sp. KBS50 genomic window:
- the purM gene encoding phosphoribosylformylglycinamidine cyclo-ligase, with protein MTHVSERSGAAGGPTGGSGADRQPWKATGRTGRKRSVSYAEAGVSIEAGDRAVELLKSKVRGTRRPEVLGDLGGFAGLFRLDTSRYQHPILASSTDGVGTKLVIAQQLNIHDTVGIDLVAMVVDDLVACGAEPLFLLDYIACGEVVPDKVAEIGAGIADGCRYAGCALLGGETAEHPGVLRPDEYDVSATGVGVVEESELLGPNRVEVGDVVIAMKSSGLHSNGYSLVRHVLLGAGRMRLDTVVDDFGGQRTLGEELLTPTKIYAQDCLKLIAEAEVRAVAHVTGGGIPGNLVRVLPENVDAVVNRATWKPQPIFDLIQSKGRIEDGEMESTFNMGVGMFAIVSAEDSDRALATLAGRGVEAWQAGEIIEGTGQVQMIGQHTRG; from the coding sequence GTGACGCACGTGTCCGAGCGCAGCGGCGCAGCCGGCGGCCCGACCGGCGGCTCGGGTGCCGACCGGCAACCCTGGAAGGCGACCGGCAGGACCGGCCGGAAGCGGAGCGTGTCGTACGCGGAGGCCGGCGTCTCGATCGAGGCCGGCGACCGGGCGGTGGAACTACTCAAGTCGAAGGTACGCGGCACCCGGCGCCCCGAGGTGCTCGGTGACCTGGGCGGCTTTGCCGGCCTGTTCCGGCTGGACACCTCCCGCTACCAGCACCCGATCCTCGCCTCCTCCACGGACGGCGTGGGCACCAAGCTGGTCATCGCGCAGCAGCTCAACATCCACGACACCGTCGGCATCGACCTGGTGGCCATGGTGGTGGACGACCTGGTCGCGTGCGGCGCCGAGCCACTCTTCCTGCTCGACTACATCGCCTGCGGCGAGGTCGTACCGGACAAGGTCGCCGAGATCGGCGCCGGCATCGCCGACGGCTGCCGGTACGCCGGATGCGCGCTGCTGGGTGGGGAGACCGCGGAGCACCCCGGAGTGCTCCGCCCGGACGAGTACGACGTCTCTGCCACCGGCGTGGGCGTGGTGGAGGAGAGCGAGCTGCTCGGGCCGAACCGCGTCGAGGTGGGTGACGTGGTGATCGCCATGAAGTCCTCCGGCCTGCACTCGAACGGCTACTCGCTGGTCCGGCACGTACTGCTCGGCGCCGGCCGGATGCGGCTGGACACCGTTGTGGACGACTTCGGCGGACAGCGGACCCTGGGCGAGGAGCTGCTGACCCCCACCAAGATCTACGCGCAGGACTGCCTCAAGCTGATCGCCGAGGCCGAGGTGCGGGCCGTGGCGCACGTGACCGGCGGCGGTATCCCGGGCAATCTCGTCCGGGTCCTGCCGGAGAACGTGGACGCCGTGGTGAACCGGGCCACCTGGAAGCCGCAGCCGATCTTCGACCTCATCCAGTCCAAGGGCCGGATCGAGGACGGCGAGATGGAGTCGACCTTCAACATGGGTGTCGGCATGTTCGCGATCGTCTCGGCCGAGGACTCCGACCGCGCCCTCGCCACGCTCGCCGGCCGCGGCGTGGAGGCGTGGCAGGCCGGGGAGATCATCGAGGGCACCGGTCAGGTCCAGATGATCGGTCAGCACACCCGCGGTTGA
- the purF gene encoding amidophosphoribosyltransferase, which yields MPRGDGRLNHDLDPERPGPQDACGVFGVWAPGEDVAKLTYFGLYALQHRGQEAAGIAVSDGSGVVVYKDLGLVAQVFDEPTLASLRGHLAIGHTRYSTTGGSTWENAQPTIRATEAGTTIALAHNGNLVNTAELTGQLVEQGVELDGSTSDTSLVTALLASRPGLSVEAAALDVLPRLRGAFSFVLMDESTLYAARDPYGVRPLVLGRLERGWVVASETAALDIVGASVVREVEPGELLAIDEHGLRSVRFAVPEPKGCLFEYVYIARPDTTIAGRNIHAGRVAIGRQLAKEHPVEADLVIPVPESGTPAAIGYAEASGITYGAGLMKNPYVGRTFIQPSQTLRQLGIRLKLNPLRENVRGKRLVVVDDSIVRGNTQRAIVRMLREAGAVEVHVRISSPPVRWPCFYGIDFATRAELLANGLDDEGVRRSIGADTLGYVSLAGLIAATEQPKTRLCRACFDGEYPIELPAGDLIGKHLLEGATWRPTGHRAGAGESRPAAGADRPDAGPAPLVASPGGADALHRP from the coding sequence GTGCCCCGAGGCGATGGCCGGCTGAACCACGACCTCGACCCCGAACGGCCCGGCCCGCAAGACGCCTGTGGCGTGTTCGGCGTCTGGGCTCCCGGGGAAGACGTGGCCAAGCTCACGTACTTCGGCCTCTACGCGCTTCAGCACCGCGGCCAGGAGGCGGCCGGGATCGCCGTCAGTGACGGCTCCGGTGTGGTCGTCTACAAGGATCTTGGCCTGGTCGCCCAGGTCTTCGACGAGCCCACCCTGGCCAGCCTGCGGGGGCATCTGGCGATCGGGCACACCCGCTACTCCACGACCGGCGGCTCGACCTGGGAAAACGCCCAGCCCACCATCCGGGCCACCGAGGCGGGCACCACGATCGCGCTGGCCCACAACGGCAACCTGGTGAACACGGCCGAGCTGACCGGCCAGCTTGTCGAGCAGGGCGTCGAACTGGACGGCTCGACCTCGGACACCAGCCTGGTGACCGCGCTGCTGGCCAGCCGCCCCGGCCTCTCGGTCGAGGCGGCCGCGCTGGACGTGCTGCCCCGGCTGCGCGGGGCGTTCAGTTTCGTGCTGATGGACGAGTCGACCCTCTACGCGGCACGCGACCCGTACGGCGTACGCCCGCTGGTGCTCGGCCGGCTGGAGCGCGGCTGGGTGGTCGCGAGCGAGACCGCGGCGCTGGACATCGTGGGCGCCAGCGTGGTCCGTGAGGTGGAACCGGGCGAGCTGCTGGCCATCGACGAGCACGGCCTGCGGTCGGTCCGGTTCGCCGTGCCGGAGCCGAAGGGCTGCCTCTTCGAGTACGTCTACATCGCCCGCCCGGACACCACCATCGCCGGCCGCAACATCCACGCGGGCCGGGTGGCCATCGGGCGGCAGTTGGCCAAGGAGCACCCGGTGGAGGCCGACCTGGTGATCCCGGTTCCGGAGTCCGGCACGCCGGCCGCGATCGGTTACGCCGAGGCCTCGGGCATCACCTACGGCGCCGGGCTGATGAAGAACCCGTACGTCGGGCGCACCTTCATCCAGCCCTCCCAGACGCTGCGCCAGCTCGGCATCCGGCTCAAGCTCAACCCGCTCCGGGAGAACGTCCGGGGCAAGCGGCTGGTGGTGGTCGACGACTCGATCGTCCGCGGCAACACGCAGCGGGCCATCGTGCGCATGCTCCGCGAGGCCGGGGCGGTGGAGGTGCACGTCCGGATCTCCTCGCCGCCGGTGCGCTGGCCCTGCTTCTACGGCATCGACTTCGCCACCCGCGCCGAGTTGCTGGCCAATGGGTTGGACGACGAGGGCGTTCGGCGGTCGATCGGCGCCGACACGTTGGGCTATGTCTCCCTCGCCGGTCTGATTGCCGCGACCGAGCAGCCGAAGACCCGGCTCTGCCGGGCATGTTTCGATGGCGAATATCCGATCGAGTTGCCCGCGGGCGACCTGATCGGCAAGCACCTGCTCGAAGGCGCGACCTGGCGGCCGACCGGCCACCGGGCCGGCGCCGGAGAGTCCCGCCCGGCGGCCGGGGCCGACCGTCCCGACGCCGGACCCGCACCGCTCGTCGCCAGCCCAGGCGGCGCCGACGCACTGCATCGCCCATAG
- a CDS encoding sterol carrier family protein: MSSPHSKSAPVLAVLAALDAGKSPERTMLRDAVRVLLADLSERAPGRSVEVRVPPYAAVQVIAGPRHTRGTPPNVVETDGVTWVLLAAGRLDWAAAVRDGRVRASGIRADLSGLLPLWTSDPM; the protein is encoded by the coding sequence GTGTCCTCTCCGCACAGTAAGTCCGCACCCGTGCTGGCGGTGTTGGCGGCGCTCGATGCCGGTAAGTCGCCCGAACGGACAATGCTGCGCGACGCGGTGCGGGTACTTCTTGCCGACTTGTCCGAGCGGGCCCCCGGACGATCGGTGGAGGTGCGCGTCCCACCATATGCGGCTGTGCAGGTCATCGCGGGTCCGCGACACACCAGGGGCACCCCGCCGAACGTGGTGGAGACCGATGGGGTCACCTGGGTGCTGCTGGCCGCTGGCCGACTGGACTGGGCGGCGGCGGTGCGGGACGGGCGGGTCCGCGCCAGCGGTATTCGTGCTGATCTGTCCGGTCTGCTCCCGCTTTGGACTTCTGACCCAATGTGA